One Salvia splendens isolate huo1 chromosome 12, SspV2, whole genome shotgun sequence genomic window carries:
- the LOC121756913 gene encoding 60S ribosomal protein L24-like: protein MVLKTELCRFSGAKIYPGRGIRFIRSDSQVFLFVNSKCKRYFHNRLRPAKLTWTAMYRKQHKKDAAAETVKKRRRTNKKPYSRSIVGATLEVIQKKRAEKPEVRDAAREAALREIKERIKKTKDEKKAKKAEVQSKQKGSGKSNVPKGAAPKGPKIGGGGGKR from the exons ATGGTTCTCAA GACGGAGCTTTGCCGTTTTAGTGGTGCCAAGATTTATCCTGGAAGGGGCATTAGGTTTATAAGATCAGATTCTCAG GTTTTCCTCTTTGTTAACTCAAAATGCAAGAGGTACTTCCACAATCGCCTGAGGCCTGCAAAGCTTACTTGGACTGCCATGTACAGAAAACAACACAAGAAG GATGCTGCTGCTGAAACTGTGAAGAAGAGGCGCCGTACCAACAAGAAGCCCTACTCAAGGTCCATTGTTGGTGCGACCTTAGAGGTCATTCAGAAGAAACGGGCCGAGAAGCCAGAGGTCCGTGATGCTGCACGTGAGGCTGCTCTACG TGAAATTAAGGAGAGGATTAAGAAAACCAAAGATGAAAAGAAGGCAAAGAAGGCCGAAGTTCAGTCCAAGCAAAAGGGTTCCGGCAAGTCCAATGTACCCAAGGGAGCAGCACCCAAGGGCCCTAAGATTGGAGGTGGTGGCGGCAAGCGTTGA
- the LOC121759131 gene encoding replication factor C subunit 2 isoform X1: MASASSSSSGPEIPWVEKFRPTKVSDIVGNQDAVARLQVIARDGNMPNLILAGPPGTGKTTSILALAHELLGPNYREAVLELNASDDRGIDVVRNKIKMFAQKKVTLPPGRHKIIILDEADSMTSGAQQALRRTMEIYSNSTRFGLACNTSSKIIEPIQSRCALVRFSRLSDQEILGRLMVVVAAEKVPYVPEGLEAIIFTADGDMRQALNNLQATNSGFGFVNQENVFKVCDQPHPLHVKNMVRQVIDGKFDDACAGLKQLYDLGYSPTDIITTLFRIIKNYDMPEYLKLEFMKETGFAHMRICDGVGSYLQMSGLLAKLALARETAKAA, translated from the exons ATGGCGTCTGCATCTTCATCGTCGTCGGGCCCAGAGATCCCATGGGTGGAGAAGTTTCGCCCCACTAAGGTGTCTGATATCGTCGGCAATCAAGACGCTGTCGCCCGCCTCCAAGTCATCGCCCGTGATGGCAACATGCCCAATCTTATTTTGGCT GGTCCTCCTGGAACTGGTAAGACTACTAGCATATTGGCTCTTGCTCATGAGCTCCTCGGCCCAAATTATAGAGAGGCAGTCTTGGAGCTAAACGCATCAGACGATAG AGGAATTGATGTTGTGAGAAACAAAATAAAGATGTTTGCCCAGAAGAAAGTTACATTGCCCCCTGGAAGGCACAAGATAATAATTTTGGACGAAGCTGACAG CATGACTTCAGGAGCTCAACAAGCTTTGAGAAGGACAAtggaaatatattctaattctaCACGTTTTGGGCTAGCTTGCAACACTTCATCAAAGATTATTGAGCCTATTCAGAGTCGATGTGCTCTTGTTCGATTTTCTAGATTATCTGATCAAGAGATCCTTGGACGTCTCATGGTGGTGGTTGCAGCAGAAAAG GTACCTTATGTCCCAGAAGGTCTTGAAGCAATTATTTTCACTGCTGATGGTGATATGAGGCAAGCATTGAACAACTTGCAAGCCACAAATAGTGGATTTGGGTTTGTTAATCAAGAAAATGTTTTCAAG GTTTGTGATCAACCCCATCCCTTGCATGTCAAAAATATGGTACGCCAAGTTATTGATGGGAAATTTGACGATGCTTGTGCTGGATTGAAGCAGCTCTATGATTTGGGCTACTCACCAACTGATATCATTACCACTCTATTCCGAATCATAAAGAACTATGATATGCCTGAGTATCTGAAGTTGGAATTTATGAAG GAGACAGGATTTGCTCATATGAGGATCTGTGATGGAGTTGGTTCATATCTTCAAATGTCTGGTTTGCTTGCAAAGCTTGCACTGGCCCGCGAAACAGCCAAAGCAGCTTAG
- the LOC121759131 gene encoding replication factor C subunit 2 isoform X2: protein MASASSSSSGPEIPWVEKFRPTKVSDIVGNQDAVARLQVIARDGNMPNLILAGPPGTGKTTSILALAHELLGPNYREAVLELNASDDRGIDVVRNKIKMFAQKKVTLPPGRHKIIILDEADSMTSGAQQALRRTMEIYSNSTRFGLACNTSSKIIEPIQSRCALVRFSRLSDQEILGRLMVVVAAEKVPYVPEGLEAIIFTADGDMRQALNNLQATNSGFGFVNQENVFKLYDLGYSPTDIITTLFRIIKNYDMPEYLKLEFMKETGFAHMRICDGVGSYLQMSGLLAKLALARETAKAA from the exons ATGGCGTCTGCATCTTCATCGTCGTCGGGCCCAGAGATCCCATGGGTGGAGAAGTTTCGCCCCACTAAGGTGTCTGATATCGTCGGCAATCAAGACGCTGTCGCCCGCCTCCAAGTCATCGCCCGTGATGGCAACATGCCCAATCTTATTTTGGCT GGTCCTCCTGGAACTGGTAAGACTACTAGCATATTGGCTCTTGCTCATGAGCTCCTCGGCCCAAATTATAGAGAGGCAGTCTTGGAGCTAAACGCATCAGACGATAG AGGAATTGATGTTGTGAGAAACAAAATAAAGATGTTTGCCCAGAAGAAAGTTACATTGCCCCCTGGAAGGCACAAGATAATAATTTTGGACGAAGCTGACAG CATGACTTCAGGAGCTCAACAAGCTTTGAGAAGGACAAtggaaatatattctaattctaCACGTTTTGGGCTAGCTTGCAACACTTCATCAAAGATTATTGAGCCTATTCAGAGTCGATGTGCTCTTGTTCGATTTTCTAGATTATCTGATCAAGAGATCCTTGGACGTCTCATGGTGGTGGTTGCAGCAGAAAAG GTACCTTATGTCCCAGAAGGTCTTGAAGCAATTATTTTCACTGCTGATGGTGATATGAGGCAAGCATTGAACAACTTGCAAGCCACAAATAGTGGATTTGGGTTTGTTAATCAAGAAAATGTTTTCAAG CTCTATGATTTGGGCTACTCACCAACTGATATCATTACCACTCTATTCCGAATCATAAAGAACTATGATATGCCTGAGTATCTGAAGTTGGAATTTATGAAG GAGACAGGATTTGCTCATATGAGGATCTGTGATGGAGTTGGTTCATATCTTCAAATGTCTGGTTTGCTTGCAAAGCTTGCACTGGCCCGCGAAACAGCCAAAGCAGCTTAG